From Desulfuromonas acetoxidans DSM 684:
CGGCCCCAATAATCGCCAATCCGTCGGCCGAGCAACATGCCCGTGAGAGTGAAGAGGGCGGCAACAATACCAATAACCAGAGACGGCCACCACACGCTGACGCCGAGAACGCCAAGGGTCAGGCCAACGGCAAGGGCATCGATACTGGTGGCGATGGACAGAGTCACCAAGGTCAACCCTCGGGTCGGATCATTGCGCGGCGTGTCGTCTTCATCTTCGGCAAATGCTTCATGAATCATTTTTCCGCCCACCCACAACAGCAAAAAAAATGCCACCCAGTGATCATACGCAGCAATGGTGTCCTGCAATCCCACTCCTGCCAGCCAGCCAATAATCGGCATCCCCCCCTGA
This genomic window contains:
- a CDS encoding manganese efflux pump MntP family protein produces the protein MDQLALLGIAVALAMDAFAVALATGAVLPELTFRHLFRLSFHFGLFQGGMPIIGWLAGVGLQDTIAAYDHWVAFFLLLWVGGKMIHEAFAEDEDDTPRNDPTRGLTLVTLSIATSIDALAVGLTLGVLGVSVWWPSLVIGIVAALFTLTGMLLGRRIGDYWGRRMEIVGGVVLLSLGLKILMEHLGFY